One window of the Gammaproteobacteria bacterium genome contains the following:
- a CDS encoding proline--tRNA ligase has translation MAQQKVTPRSDDYSRWYTDVVQRAELADYSPVRGCMVIRPYGYALWEHMQKALDDMFKETGHQNAYFPLFIPYSFIEKEAEHVEGFSPELAIVTHGGGKKLEDPLVVRPTSETIINAMFAKWIKSYRDLPLLINQWANVVRWEMRTRLFLRTTEFLWQEGHTAHETEQEARDEARLMLDVYARFAEDWAATPVIRGIKSDAEKFAGAVESYSIEAMMGDVRALQAGTSHFLGQNFAKAFETRFLDRNNELQYPYQTSWGVSTRLIGMTVMVHGDDQGLILPPKLAPHQVVVVPIVRSDADADAVFEAAWGITGALHERGLRATMDDRDGVTPGFKFNDWEMKGVPLRIEIGPRDLAEGKAILARRDRPGREGKQAVPIEGVAEAAADLLVEIQQGLFDRATAFRDEHTAYPATFEELREGIEQEGGFFHAAWCGSPDCEAAIQQQTQATIRNIPFDQPDDLGPCIFCGASGEHLAVFSKAY, from the coding sequence GTGGCGCAGCAGAAAGTTACCCCGAGAAGCGACGACTACAGCCGTTGGTACACCGACGTGGTGCAGCGTGCAGAGCTGGCCGACTATTCACCGGTCCGAGGCTGCATGGTCATCCGGCCGTATGGCTACGCCCTCTGGGAGCACATGCAGAAGGCCCTTGACGACATGTTCAAGGAGACGGGCCATCAAAACGCCTATTTCCCGCTGTTCATCCCCTATTCGTTCATCGAGAAGGAAGCAGAGCACGTGGAGGGATTCTCTCCCGAGCTCGCGATCGTGACCCATGGCGGCGGCAAGAAGCTCGAAGACCCGCTTGTCGTTCGCCCGACCTCGGAGACGATCATCAACGCGATGTTCGCCAAGTGGATCAAGAGCTATCGCGACCTGCCGCTGCTGATCAACCAGTGGGCGAACGTCGTGCGTTGGGAGATGCGAACCCGCCTCTTTCTTCGCACGACCGAGTTCCTGTGGCAGGAAGGCCATACGGCACACGAGACCGAGCAGGAAGCCCGTGACGAGGCTCGCCTCATGTTGGACGTGTACGCACGCTTTGCCGAAGACTGGGCGGCGACGCCGGTGATTCGTGGGATCAAGTCCGATGCGGAGAAGTTTGCCGGAGCCGTCGAGTCCTACAGCATTGAAGCCATGATGGGGGACGTGAGAGCCCTGCAGGCGGGGACGTCGCACTTCCTGGGTCAGAACTTCGCCAAAGCCTTCGAGACGAGATTCCTCGACCGCAACAACGAGCTGCAGTACCCCTATCAAACGTCCTGGGGTGTGAGCACTCGCCTCATCGGGATGACCGTGATGGTCCACGGCGACGACCAGGGACTCATCCTTCCTCCCAAGCTTGCTCCGCACCAGGTGGTCGTGGTTCCCATTGTTCGTTCCGACGCGGATGCCGACGCTGTCTTTGAAGCTGCATGGGGGATTACCGGTGCCTTGCACGAGCGCGGCCTCCGCGCCACGATGGACGATCGTGACGGGGTAACGCCGGGTTTCAAGTTCAACGATTGGGAGATGAAGGGCGTCCCGCTCCGTATCGAGATCGGTCCACGTGACCTGGCCGAGGGCAAGGCGATCCTGGCCCGCCGGGACCGACCCGGCAGGGAAGGAAAACAGGCCGTTCCGATCGAGGGTGTTGCGGAGGCCGCCGCCGACCTCCTCGTGGAGATTCAGCAAGGTCTCTTCGACAGGGCCACGGCGTTCAGGGACGAGCACACCGCATACCCGGCAACGTTCGAAGAATTGCGGGAAGGCATCGAGCAGGAAGGCGGCTTCTTTCACGCAGCCTGGTGCGGTTCTCCCGACTGTGAGGCTGCGATTCAGCAGCAGACGCAGGCAACGATTCGGAACATCCCCTTCGACCAGCCCGATGATCTCGGACCCTGCATTTTTTGCGGTGCATCGGGTGAGCATCTGGCGGTATTCTCTAAGGCGTACTGA
- a CDS encoding ribosome maturation factor RimP, producing MNETALWDILERYLTAEGLELDDVEWSGRVLRVLIDAEGGIDVGRISETTAGISRLLDGEAHLGDPYTLEVSSPGLERKLRRPAHFLKAVGREVSITTRSEIAGSRSHRGVLEASDEDACIVVVGDERRTLPMGEIASAKTLFHWERNAKPGKARRKEAIR from the coding sequence ATGAACGAGACTGCCCTGTGGGACATACTCGAGCGGTACTTGACCGCCGAGGGTCTGGAACTCGACGATGTCGAGTGGTCCGGCCGTGTCCTGCGCGTCCTCATCGATGCGGAGGGTGGCATCGACGTGGGCCGGATCTCCGAGACGACCGCCGGCATTTCCCGCCTTCTCGATGGGGAGGCACACCTGGGGGATCCATATACGCTCGAGGTGTCGTCGCCGGGACTCGAACGTAAGCTCCGACGACCTGCTCACTTTCTCAAGGCGGTCGGACGCGAGGTTTCTATCACAACACGGAGTGAGATCGCGGGGAGCCGTAGTCATCGAGGTGTATTGGAGGCTTCCGACGAAGACGCCTGCATCGTCGTAGTGGGAGATGAGCGGAGAACGCTGCCGATGGGTGAGATCGCATCAGCGAAGACCCTGTTCCACTGGGAACGCAACGCAAAGCCGGGGAAGGCGCGGCGCAAGGAGGCAATCCGATGA